In Sphingomonas oryzagri, the genomic stretch CACAAACAAATACTCGGTGCGAATACGAAACAAAGTTCGCAATCCCGGCAATATTTTTGACAATTCCTATAACGCGATAATCACACCCGAAACGACAATACGTCGCTCTACGTCCGATAGGGCGAATAGTTTCAGGCGCTTGGTAAAATAAACTTCTTGGCGGCCTCTGATCTTCTGCTTAGCCCAAGCGCGCTTTCAAAGCCTCCGTGATGAAGAGAGGCTTGCATCAGGGAGGAAAGCATGGACCGGCTCGCTCGTGGCTTCGACGTATCCGCTCGCTCGGCTTCGCTAGCGCCTTCGCTCAAGACCACGACCGCGCTCGGCAGCGTCCTGGCCGCCATTCTCGTCGGAACGCCCGCCCTCGCCGTCAACGAATGCGGCACCGCGACCAGCGGCATAGTCACCTGCCATGCGGCCGGCAATCCCTATGCAGCTGGCATCACCTACATGCCGACCGACAGCCTGACGCTAGTCACCGATTCCGACGTGATGGCCACCAACACGATCGATGTCCGCGGCACCGGCACTACCCACGTCACCAACAACGGCACCATTACGACGACCGGCGCCGGATCGACCTTCTCGGCCGGCGCGGACGGCATCCTCGCCAGCGGCACGACCGGCACAATCGTCGATGGAACGGGCGCGATCTCGACCAGCGGGCTCGATGCGCGCGGCATCGATGCGAGCAGCACCGGCGGCGACGTCACCGTCAATGTCGGCGACGTCACCACCACCGGCACCGGCGGCGGCGGACCGGGCTTCTTCCCGAACAGCTCGGCGATCTTCGCCAACACCGATGCCGGCGCGATCAGCGTAACGGCCGGCACGCTCAAGACCGCGGGCGACTTCGCGGCGGGCGTGCAGGCGATCTCGAACACCGGCGACATCACCGTCAACACCGGCGCTATCACGACGACCGGCAACAATGCCAATGGCGTGCTGGCGCAGACCTACGGCACCGGCACCGCCGCCGTGACCTCGACCGGCACAATCAGCACCAGCGGCCAGGCGGCCAACGGCGTCGCGGTCTATGCCGGCAATGGTACCGCAACCGTCAACGTGCAGGACGTCAACGCTACCGGTTTCAACGCGGCCGGGATCGTCGCCACCGGTGGCACCGCCGCGAACGCCACCTTCGGCTCGATCACGACCGCCGGCTCGTTCGGCCAGGGAGTCGTCGCGCAGGCGGGCGGCGACGTGACGGTGTCGGGCACGAACGTCACGACCTCGGGCGTCGATGCGGCAGGCATCTACGCCTTCTCCGACACCGGCGCCGCGAACGTCACGACGACGGGCACGATCGCCACCACCGGCGCGTCGTCGCGTGGCGTTTACGCCTATTCGAACAGCGGCGACGCGACCGTCTCGGTCAACAACGTGACGACGACCGGCAACAATTCCGGTGCCGTCGTCGCGCAGGGCGCAAACGCGACGGTCACGGTCTCGGGCAATGTCTCGACGCAGGGTACCGCGATGTACAGCCCGGCGCCGATGAACGGCGTGATGGCGACCGCGACCGATGGCGATGCCAAGGTAACCAATAACGGCACCATCACCACCAACGGCAACGCCAGCAGCGCCATCGTCGTCTCGGGCACCAGTTCGGCGACCGTCGACGGCACCGGCTCGGCCTACACCAATGGCAACAATTCAGATGCGGTGGTCGCGACATCGGTCGGCGACGTGTCGGTGGCGCAGGCCAAAGTCGGCACGACGGGTGACTATTCGCGCGGCGTGGTCGCCACCTCGACCGGCGCCGGCAATGTCGATGTGAACGTCGATACCGTCACGACCAGCGGCACGGCGGGCAGCAGCTTCTTCTTCCTGCCCAATTCGGCCGGCATCGTCGCCACCGCCAATACCGGCAACGTCACGGTGACGAACAAGGACGTCACCACCGCCGGCATGAGCGCAACCGGCATTCGCGCCTCATCCTATTCGGGCGATGTCACGGTCAATGCCGGCAACGTCACGACGACGGGCGGCAACGCTGTCGGCATCCAGGCGACCGGCAATTATGGCGGCAACGTCGTCGTCACCTCGACCGGTACCGTCTCGACGGCCGGCGACAGCGCGATCGGCATCTATGGCACGGCGCGCCAGGGCGATGTCACGGTCAATGCCGGCGACGTTTCGACGGGCGGCTTCAACTCGGCCGGTATCCGCGCGCTCGGCGACACGAGCGCGACGGTCAGCGCCAACAACGTGACGACCGCCGGCGCCTTCTCCGCCGGTATCGATGCGGAGGCGACCGGCGACGTCAACGTCACCGCCGGCAATGTCTCAACCGGCGCGGTGGATTCCGCGGGCATTTACGCCTTCTCCGACACCGGCAATGCTACGGTGGCCAGCACCGGCACGATCGCGACGACGGCGGCCAGCTCGACTGGCGTCTATGCCTATTCAGGCACCGGCGACGCGGCCGTCACGGTCGAGAACGTCTCGACCACAGGCAACGACTCCAATGCGGTGATCGCGACCGGCGCCAACGCCTCGGTGACGATCAACGGCAACCTCTCGACGCAGGGCATGAAGGCCTATTCGGCCAATTACGCCGACGCCGTGAACGTCACCGCGACCAATGGAACCGCTACGGTCGTCAACAACGGCACGGTTTCGACCGCGGGCGACAACGCCTTCGGCATCTCCGCGTACGGCACGCAGGGCGTGGCGATCAGCGGCACCGGCACGGTCTCCACGGCCGGCTACGGCGCCATCGCGGTCGATGCCTCGGCGCTGGCAGGCCCCGTCTCGGTCACGACCGGGAATATCAGCACGATGGGCGATGGTGCCGACGGCATCCGCGCTCAGGGCAACGGCGCGGTGACGGTAAATGCCGGCAACGTCACGACGGCAGGCGGCCTCGCGATCGGCGTCGAGGCGACCGGCCTCGGCACCGATCCGGTCTCGGTCACCACCGGCGCGGTCAAGACGTCGGGCGACAATGCCTCGGGCATCCTCGCCTATAGCGGCGGCGGATCGGTGACGATCCACGCGGGCAGCGTCGCGACGACGGGCGCCAACGCGGTCGGCGTGCAGGGCCGTGGCGCCGGCCCGGTCAGCATCACCACCGGCACCGCCTCCTCGGCCAGCCGCGAGGCTGTCTATGCGGGCAGCTTCACCGATGCCGCGACCGTCACCCTCAACGGCGCGACCAGCGGCGGCGGCGGCAACGCGGTGTTCATCGCGGCGGCGACCGACGCGACGCTGAACCTCGGCGCCAACGGATCGCTCACCCAGGCGGGAGGCAATGCCGATATTCTCGCCGGGGGCACCGCGACGGTGAACAATGCCGGCACGATCACCGGCGACGGCACCGCGCCGATCATCAACGTGTTCAACGCGACGCCGCTGACCTTCAACAACAGCGGCACCTTCACCGGCACGATCGGCTTCGCAGCCGGATCGAACGACACGGTAAACAACAGCGGCACCTACAACGCGAAATACGATCAGGATTTCGGCACGGGCACCGACACGTTCAACAACTCCGGTACCTTCAAGGTGCTGCCGGGCGCCGCTGCGGCAGGCACGGTGCATCTGACCGGGCTGGAGGCGTTCAACAATTCGGGCCTCGTCGATCTGCGCAATGGCCATGCCGGCGACATGCTCGATACGTCGAGCACCTTCGCCGGATCGGGCAACAGCACGCTCGGCATCGATGTCGCCTTCGGGACGGCGGGCGGCACCTCGACATCCGACCAGCTGAACACGGCCGGCGCGATCACCGGATCGACCGGCGTGATCGTCAACCCGGTCGGCGCGAACGGCGCGGTGCTCAATTCCGGCACTGTGTTCGCGACGGGCGGGGCCGGCTCCTCGGCGGGTGCGTTCAGCGTCGCCGCGCAGTCGGTGAACCAGGGCTTCATCCACTACGGGGTAAGCTTCAACGCCGCGAACAACAGCTACAGCCTGGTTGCGACACCCGGAGACGCCGTCTTCCGCGCGCTCAAGATCAACGAAGGCGCGCAGCAGCTCTGGTACAAGTCGGCGGATGCCTGGTCGTCGCACATGAGCGATCTGCGCGATGCCAAGTTCGCCGGCGGTGGAGCGGACGGCGGCCGGATCTGGGGACAGTTCTACGGCGGCACTGTCACCCGCAAGGATGGCGGCACCGACACCACCTTCGGGCAGAGCCGGGCGGTCAACCTCTCCTACCGGCAGGATGCCTACGGCTTCCAGCTCGGCATGGATCTCGGCTCGCGCGACATGGGCTCGGGCAATCTCGTGTTCGGCGTGACGGGCGGCTACCTCAATTCCGACCTGACCTTCCAGAACTCCGCCGACCGCGTGAACTACTCGGTCGCCAACATCGGCGCCTATGCGAGTTATGTCTCGGGCAGTCTCTTCGCCAACGTGCTCGGCAAATACGATTATTACTGGATCAACTCGAAGAGCCCGCTGGCGGGCTATGCCGACAAGTTCCACGGCATGAGCTATGGCGTGCAGGGTGAGGTCGGCTTCCGGCTGGGCGGCGACAGCTTCTACGCCGAGCCGGTCGCGACGATCGCCTATGTCCGCACCGATCTGAAGGACATCCATGCGCTCGGCTCGACCATCGACTTCGACAATCTCGACGGTCTGCGCGGCAAGGCCGGCCTCCGCATCGGTAGCAAGATGGACATGGGCGGCAACACCGCCGTGATCTACGCACAGGGCAATTATGTCCACGAATTCAAGGGCAAGGATGGCATCGACTTCATCAACGGCCGCCAGTCGCTCGATTACCGCAACGACCGGCTGCCCGATTATGGCGAGGCCAAGATCGGCTTCAACGTCACCACGCCGGGCGGCGTGACCGGCTTCGTCGAGGGCTTCGGCGAATATGCCAAGCATGGCGATTACAAGGGCGGCGGCGGCCGCGCCGGCATCCGCATCAAGTTCTGATCGCGGATGACCGCCCCACGGGCTAAGCCGGCTCCTCGGGAACGAGGAGCCGGTTGATGTCGACGATCAGCAACCCCGCGCAGGGCGATACCAGCATATCGGTGTCGCGCGGGCTGGCGGGCTGGCTGGAGGCGAACCGGGTCGGCCTCGGCTTCACCTCCTACCAGACCGGCCAGCTCTTCCTCGTCGGCGTGCTGCCCAATGGCAGCGTCTCGTTCAACCAGCAGAACTTCACCCGTGCGATGGGCATCTGCCGCGACGGACCGCGCCTTTGGGTCGGATCGCATTTCCAGCTGTGGCGGCTGGAGGAGATGCTGCGTCCCGGCGAACAGGCCAACGGCTCGTTCGACAGTTGCCTGGTGCCCCGCCACGCCTTCACCACCGGCGACATCGACATTCACGAGATCGGCATCCTCGCCGACGGCAGCCCGATCTTCGTCAACACCAAATATAGCTGCCTCGCCACCATCGATCAGGTCCACAGCTTCCGGCCAGTGTGGCGGCCCGATTTCATTTCGAAGCTGGCGGGTGAGGATCGCTGCCACCTGAATGGCCTCGCCATGGAGGACGGCGCCCCCGCTTATGTGACGGCGGTCAGCCAGACCGACGTGCTGAGCGGCTGGCGCGCGCGGCGCGATCAGGGCGGTGTGATCATCGAAGTTTCGACCGGGCGGGTCGTGACCGATCAGCTCTCCATGCCGCACAGCCCGCGGCTTGACGGCGATCGCCTCTACGCGCTCGATTCAGGGCGCGGGCAGCTCATCGCGATCGATCCGGAAACCGGCACGCGAGACAATATCGCCTTTTGTCCGGGATTCATGCGCGGCCTCGTCATCCATAACGGCTTCGCCATCGTAACTGCTTCCAAGCCCCGCGACGGCAGCTTCAAGGAGCTGGCGCTGCAAGGGGAGATCGAGAAGCGGGATGGCGAGGCCTGGTGTGGCGTTTTCATTATCAACCTTCGGCATGGCGACATCGTCGAATGGATCAAGCTCGACGGCGCCATCGCCGAGCTGTTCGACGTGGCGGCGCTTCCCGATGTACGATGCCCGATGTCGCTGGGTGTCGGAACGCTGGAGATCCAGTCTACCATCTCGTTCGACGCGTAATCTCCGCACGGCGCGGAATGACGACCTCCGCGACATTGCGCTGCTGCGCTGATGTCGAATTTTTCGCGCCATCGTTTTTCCGCGTTGGCGGATTTGGCGGCAGACGAGAAGGCGGCTCTTGCCAAGCTAGCCGGTGAGCCGGTCTTCTTTTACCGCAATCAGGTGCTCCGTCACGAAGGAGATGCTTGCCCAGGTCTCTTTGTGCTGTTCAAGGGCTGGGTAGGCAGCAGTATCCGCCTGGGCGACGGCAATCGCCAGTTTCTGAAAGTCCATATGCCCGGTGATGTGCTCGGCGCCCCCAGCCTGCCGCTTACGCACGCCGCAGACACGCTGGTGGCATTGACCGATGCCAAGGTCGGTCCGGTCGATCTGAACGAGTTGAGCGCGATCTTCGCACGTTTTCCTCGCCTCGGGATACTGTTCTTCCTGGCTGCACAGGAAGAGCGAATCGTCTTGATGGACAGGCTGGTCAGCGTGGGGCGACTGAGCGCCAATCAGCGGCTCGCCACGTTGCTTATCCATTTTCACGAGCGCCTGGTCGCGATCGATCCGAGAACCGGCCCGGAGTTTGAGCTTCCGCTCTCGCAGGAGCAGATTGGCGATATCGTCAGCCTCACCGCCGTGTCGGTCAATCGCGCGCTGCGGAGTCTTCAGCACGAGGGATATATCCATCGCAGAGGCAAGATCATCGACATGGCGGACATCATCGGATTGAGAAATTTGGCATCGCTGCCAGCGCGACACCTCCAGCGCAATCCGTCATGGCTTCCAAGACATTCTAGCTTGAAGGATGCGCCTCAAGGCTAGATGTGCCGTCACCCTCGGCCATCTGACCAGCGCAGTGATGGGCATGATTTACGACAGGCTTTTGGGGTCGAGCACAAGATCGATTGATGGCGGCAATGGGTGCGTAACTGCCGGCCGCATTCGACCAACGTCTACCTTTGGTCCCCAAATGCAAAACGCCTGAACGCGAACCTCCCGGATTAGCATTCACGCATCAAGCGCGGCATGCAGATCACGAACCAGGCGCCGACTATCCAGCGGCTTACCATAGAAACTCGTTCGATCCGGCAGCAGAGCGTCGTTGGCCAGCTTCTGCGCCGAGACGACGAAAAGCGCTGCAGGCGGCCAGCGGTTGCGAATATAGTGGACGAGCTTGATCCCATTCATCGATCCCGGCATCTGGACGTCGGTGACGACGGCCCCGATCTCGGGGTGGCTTTCCATGATCCGGATCGCCTCGTCGGCATCCTCCGCATCGAGAACCTGGAAGCCATGCTCCTCCAGCATGTCGACAAGTTCGAACCGAATGATCGGTTCGTCGTCGACCACCAGCACGGTATGCTGAGCTATGGTGATGACCTGGCCCATCAGAGCAGACCCGCCGCTCCGGACACGGCGGCCAACGGTGCGTCCAGTGTGAAGATGAGGCCCGAAGGCCGATAATCAAGCACGCAATTTCCTTTGAAGGCGGATTTCAATGTGCGCTCGATCAGCGTCGAGCCGAACCCTTTCGACACCGGAGGCGTGACCGTGGGTCCATGCATTTCCGTCCAGCATAAAGTGAAACGAATGCCTTCGGGATTCGGGGCCGGATCGATTTTCCAAGATAGATCAATTCGCCCTGCCTGCACGGAAAGCGCCCCATATTTCGAGGCGTTGGTCGCGAGTTCGTGCAAGGCCAGCGCCATGGCGATCGCCTGAGAGGACGACAGTTGCACCAGTGGGCCGCCGACGCTGATATGGTCGCTCTGATGCCCGGCGAGAGCGACCTCCGCGAGCGCCCCGAGATCGGCCGCATCCCATTCCGAAGCCGTGAGCACGTCGGTCGCGCGGCCCAGCGCCGCCAATCGTTCGCTGACACCGGCCTTCGCCTGATCGAGCGTTGTCGAGCGCCGAAGCGTTTGCAGCGTCACGGCCTGAGTCACCGCCAGAACGTTCTTGAGCCGGTGGCCCAACTCCCGGTTGAGGATCTTGAGTTGCTGGTCGGCCCGGACTGCGAAGCTGGTCTCGGTTACCGTGTCCAGCATGCCGACGATCGCACCATTCTCGTCGCGGATCGGGCTGTAGCAGAAGGTGAAATGCGCTTCCTCGTCCGCGCCAAACCGGTCAGTCTTCATCGCGAAATTCTCGATGAAGGTCGGTTGACCGGTGAAGGCACGCTCCACGATCGGCCCGATCTCATGCCAGGCTTCGGACCAGACGTCGGAGAACGGACGCCCCAGCACCGCAGGCTTGTCACCCAGGATCGGGAGAAACGCATCGTTGGGAATCGTCACCAGCCCGGGACCCCAGACAATGCATTGCGGAAAACGCGAATTGACGATCAGGCTGACCGTCGTTTTCAGAGCGGCCGGCCAATTCTCGATCGCGCCCAGCGGCGTCGCGGCCCAGTAGTGCGATCGGATCGCTTCGGCCATTGGGGTATCAAGTCCCAGAAACCCCATCCACGGCAAAATCCTCTGGAGGCTCGGCGGGTTCGAAAGGCCGCTGAGAGATTATAAAAACGCTATATGCTGGTGGCAATGCGCTGGCACAGGGCGGAGGTGATAGATTGAAACCGTCCGATGGAAGACTTCGTTCCTGCGGATCCGAACTCAATGCCCGCCTCCGACTTCGCGGTTCAAGAACCGGGTCAGGTCGTCCAGCACCGGTGCCCGCCCTCGCAGTGGCTTCGCGATCGCGGTGACGAGCCCGGCGTGCCCGACCGCAGGATATCGTCGCCGCTCGACGGGAACTCCTGCCGCCTGGAGCTTGGCGCCGAGAGAGTCGCTGTTCGCCGGGCGGACGGTACCGTCCTTGTCGCCCGTCGCGAGGAAGGCCGGCGGATCGCCCGGCTCGACATAGTGGACAGGCTGTGTCGAAACCGGATCGGCCGCTCCGCCGAAAGTCTGCTGCACGACCGGACCGTCGAACGGCAGGAAGTCATAGGGGCCGGCCAGCCCGACCAATGCCTTGACGGCCCGTCGGTCCGCCCCGAGCCAACGCGGGTCGAGCGCCAGCATCGCCGCGCCATATCCGAGAGCCTTGACCGACCGCCGGTATCCAATAGCGAAATGTCAGTGTCGGGGACGCGGCTGATCGGATAAGTCTCCGCAATGGCGACGAGGCAAGACTCTGATTTGCAACAGCTCAGTGGGAGCTTGGAGGTCGTGCCCGCCAGCCGACCCGCTTTCCTCCTGGGTGGAGGCGCTTGCGCAGACCTGATCTTCGCAAGGGACTGGACGGCGACCCCGCTGGGACCGATCGAGGCTTGGTCTCCGAGCCTGAAGACCGCGATTGCGATCCTGTTGCGCTCTCCTGTCCCCATCGTGATGCTCTGGGACCCGGACGGTGTCATGCTCTACAATGATGCTTATTCGGCCTTTGCGGGAGGCCGTCATCCCTCGCTGCTGGGATCCGTCGTCTGTGAAGGGTGGCCAGAGGTCGCCGATTTCAACGCGAACGTGATGAAGGTCGGCCTCGCGGGCGGCACGCTCCACTATCGTGACCAGGAGTTGACGCTTCACCGCAATGGCCAGCCCGAACAGGTCTGGATGGATCTCGACTACTCGCCGGTTCTAGGTGAGGACGGTGAGCCTGCCGGCGTGATCTGTTTTCTGGCGGAAACCACCGAACGTGTGGCCGCCGAGCGGCGGACGGCGTTCTTACTATCCCTATCGGATGCACTCCGACCACTTCAGACGCCGGCCGACATCATGTCTCTGGCTGCTGTCCGTCTCGGCGAGGCACTCGATGCCAGCCGCGTATTCTACGCGGAGATCGCCAATGGCCTGATGACGGTCGAGCGTGATCACGCCCGCGGAGTATCGTCGATCGTCGGCGAGCACTCACTCGAGGCGTTCGGGCCTGATCTGCTGCGCGCCTACACTACCGGAGCGCCGGTTGTGGTTCGTGATGTGGGCGCGGATGAGCGGCTCGGGAAGGAGGCGCGCGAGGGTCTCCAGTCCCGAGAGGTTGGCGCCTTCATAGACGTTGTCCTGTTCCAGGAGGAGCAGTGGGTCGGGCTTTTGGCGGTGCAGAACGCGACAGCGCGAAGCTGGACGCTCGCCGAGCAAAGCCTCGTGCAAGAGGTGGGCGAGCGCATCAAGCCGGCGGTCGAACGGGCGCATGCCGAAGCGAGACTACGCGCGCTGAACGAGACGCTGGAGCAACAGGTCGTCGCGCGTACGGAGGAACTGCGCCGCTATCACAACATCGTTGAGGCGACTGTCGCACCGATCTGCGCGTTCGATCACGATCTACGCCTGATCGCCTTCAATCAGGCGCACAATGACGAGTTTCGCCGGGTCAACGGCTTCGACACGAAGATTGGCGACATCTTCCCCGATCTATTCATCCCCGAGCAGGGCACCACGATGCGCCGTTTCATGGCTCGGGTCCTTGCCGGCGAGACCTTCACCGTGCGCGAGGGATTCGGCAGACCGGAGCTTGGCACCCCGATCTGGGAGATCACCTACACTCCACTCCGCGATGGGGCCGGCCGGGTGATCGGAGCCTTCCACCACGCCAACGACATCTCGGCTCAGCTCGTGGCGCAGGCCGAACTCGAAGCGGCTCAGGAGGCGCTGCGCCAGAGCCAGAAGATGGAGGCGATGGGGAGCCTGACAGGCGGCGTCGCGCACGATTTCAACAACCTTCTGACCCCCATTATCGGCTCGCTCGACATGCTTGTGCGCAAGGGACTCGGTAGCGAGCGAGAGCAGCGGCTGATCGGCGGCGCGCTCCAGTCCGCCGAACGCGCCAAGACGCTTGTCCAGCGCCTGCTGGCCTTCGCACGCAGGCAGCCCCTCCAGGCGACTGCCGTCGATCTCGGCGCGCTGATCGAAGGCATGGCCGAACTGATCGGCTCCACGATCGGGCCAAGCATCAACGTCCGCCTTGATGTGGCTCCCGCACTGCCGTCGGTGAGGACCGACGCGAACCAGCTCGAAATGGCACTGCTGAACCTGGCGGTGAACGCGCGCGACGCGATGCCCGAAGGCGGAGAGCTCATCTTCGAGGCGAGACCCTGCACCGTGGCCAGCGACCACCTGCCCGGAATCAAGATGGGAGACTATGTCTGCCTCGGCGTCCGCGACACCGGGACCGGAATGGACGAGGCCACGAGGCAGAAAGCGATCGAGCCGTTCTTCTCGACGAAGGGTGTCGGCAAGGGCACCGGTCTCGGCCTGTCGATGGTCCACGGGCTGATG encodes the following:
- a CDS encoding TIGR03032 family protein, which codes for MSTISNPAQGDTSISVSRGLAGWLEANRVGLGFTSYQTGQLFLVGVLPNGSVSFNQQNFTRAMGICRDGPRLWVGSHFQLWRLEEMLRPGEQANGSFDSCLVPRHAFTTGDIDIHEIGILADGSPIFVNTKYSCLATIDQVHSFRPVWRPDFISKLAGEDRCHLNGLAMEDGAPAYVTAVSQTDVLSGWRARRDQGGVIIEVSTGRVVTDQLSMPHSPRLDGDRLYALDSGRGQLIAIDPETGTRDNIAFCPGFMRGLVIHNGFAIVTASKPRDGSFKELALQGEIEKRDGEAWCGVFIINLRHGDIVEWIKLDGAIAELFDVAALPDVRCPMSLGVGTLEIQSTISFDA
- a CDS encoding Crp/Fnr family transcriptional regulator — protein: MSNFSRHRFSALADLAADEKAALAKLAGEPVFFYRNQVLRHEGDACPGLFVLFKGWVGSSIRLGDGNRQFLKVHMPGDVLGAPSLPLTHAADTLVALTDAKVGPVDLNELSAIFARFPRLGILFFLAAQEERIVLMDRLVSVGRLSANQRLATLLIHFHERLVAIDPRTGPEFELPLSQEQIGDIVSLTAVSVNRALRSLQHEGYIHRRGKIIDMADIIGLRNLASLPARHLQRNPSWLPRHSSLKDAPQG
- a CDS encoding response regulator; translation: MGQVITIAQHTVLVVDDEPIIRFELVDMLEEHGFQVLDAEDADEAIRIMESHPEIGAVVTDVQMPGSMNGIKLVHYIRNRWPPAALFVVSAQKLANDALLPDRTSFYGKPLDSRRLVRDLHAALDA
- a CDS encoding sensor histidine kinase; translated protein: MAEAIRSHYWAATPLGAIENWPAALKTTVSLIVNSRFPQCIVWGPGLVTIPNDAFLPILGDKPAVLGRPFSDVWSEAWHEIGPIVERAFTGQPTFIENFAMKTDRFGADEEAHFTFCYSPIRDENGAIVGMLDTVTETSFAVRADQQLKILNRELGHRLKNVLAVTQAVTLQTLRRSTTLDQAKAGVSERLAALGRATDVLTASEWDAADLGALAEVALAGHQSDHISVGGPLVQLSSSQAIAMALALHELATNASKYGALSVQAGRIDLSWKIDPAPNPEGIRFTLCWTEMHGPTVTPPVSKGFGSTLIERTLKSAFKGNCVLDYRPSGLIFTLDAPLAAVSGAAGLL
- a CDS encoding alpha/beta hydrolase — encoded protein: MLALDPRWLGADRRAVKALVGLAGPYDFLPFDGPVVQQTFGGAADPVSTQPVHYVEPGDPPAFLATGDKDGTVRPANSDSLGAKLQAAGVPVERRRYPAVGHAGLVTAIAKPLRGRAPVLDDLTRFLNREVGGGH
- a CDS encoding PAS domain-containing protein, with the protein product MEVVPASRPAFLLGGGACADLIFARDWTATPLGPIEAWSPSLKTAIAILLRSPVPIVMLWDPDGVMLYNDAYSAFAGGRHPSLLGSVVCEGWPEVADFNANVMKVGLAGGTLHYRDQELTLHRNGQPEQVWMDLDYSPVLGEDGEPAGVICFLAETTERVAAERRTAFLLSLSDALRPLQTPADIMSLAAVRLGEALDASRVFYAEIANGLMTVERDHARGVSSIVGEHSLEAFGPDLLRAYTTGAPVVVRDVGADERLGKEAREGLQSREVGAFIDVVLFQEEQWVGLLAVQNATARSWTLAEQSLVQEVGERIKPAVERAHAEARLRALNETLEQQVVARTEELRRYHNIVEATVAPICAFDHDLRLIAFNQAHNDEFRRVNGFDTKIGDIFPDLFIPEQGTTMRRFMARVLAGETFTVREGFGRPELGTPIWEITYTPLRDGAGRVIGAFHHANDISAQLVAQAELEAAQEALRQSQKMEAMGSLTGGVAHDFNNLLTPIIGSLDMLVRKGLGSEREQRLIGGALQSAERAKTLVQRLLAFARRQPLQATAVDLGALIEGMAELIGSTIGPSINVRLDVAPALPSVRTDANQLEMALLNLAVNARDAMPEGGELIFEARPCTVASDHLPGIKMGDYVCLGVRDTGTGMDEATRQKAIEPFFSTKGVGKGTGLGLSMVHGLMAQLGGGLTIDSAPGQGTTINLWLPESAVAAVATEEERFELPDSQERVGTALLVEDEELVRLSTADMLASLGYEVTEADSAEEAIRLVRDGLRPDLLVTDHLMPGMNGAQLIRELDLLVPDLPSLIVSGYAEAEGIDPELLRLTKPFRKDELAAILAPLSARRS